A single region of the Nicotiana sylvestris chromosome 6, ASM39365v2, whole genome shotgun sequence genome encodes:
- the LOC104217342 gene encoding ent-copalyl diphosphate synthase 5, protein MSISASYLRLCFTARHYVSSSPANQTLKFLKSNRSSGEHVHFSSNLQCNAVSRSPRTQEYKEVLQNGTFPVIKWEDIVEEVEDIEKETLEVYPSNKIKDQIHTIRLMLRSMDDGEINISAYDTAWVALVKDVNETPQFPSSLEWIANNQLADGSWGDSSIFLVYDRVINTLACVIALKSWNVDSHRCELGMSFIRENLSRIGDENAEHMPIGFEVAFPSLIEIGKKLGIDFPYDSPVLQEIYARRTLKLTRIPKDIMHKVPTTLLHSLEGMPDLDWQKLLQLQCADGSFLFSPSSTAFALMQTQDNNCLNYLANVVEKFSGGVPNVYPVDLFEHIWIVDRMERLGISRYFKREIKECIDYVTRYWTNEGICWARNSPVQDIDDTSMAFRLLRLHGYVVSADVFKHFENGGEFFCFAGQSNQAVTGMYNLYRASQLMFPGEKILENAKKFSSNFLREKRAKNELLDKWIITKDLPGEVGYALDVPWYASLPRVETRFFLEQYGGEDDVWIGKTLYRMPFVNNNLYLELAKSDYNNCQALHQLEWRRIRKWYKECGLGEFGVSERSLMLTYYSATASIFEPERSRERTVWVKTAVLMDCVRCYFGKKQIFAEHKTAFIHEFTHSTTGHYLNSRYSAEQKLVGIILGTLNQLSLDALLTHGRDIHHFLRHAWEKWLLVVDGEGAAELLIGTLNSCTGRWVSEELLLSHPKYQRLMEITNRVCHRLRLFHLYKGQNADSQRIGKQLGMLTFSEIESDMQQLAELVLSQSDCSDEDLDANIKDTFLTIAKSFYYTAHCDTRTINLHIAKVLFERVL, encoded by the exons ATGTCGATCTCAGCTTCTTATCTCAGATTATGCTTCACTGCTCGTCACTACGTATCGTCTTCTCCAGCAAATCAAACTCTTAAGTTCCTTAAAA GTAACAGATCTTCAGGAGAACATGTTCATTTCAGTTCCAATCTGCAATGTAATGCGGTTTCCAGATCACCTCGTACACAAG AATACAAAGAAGTACTGCAAAATGGTACTTTTCCTGTTATCAAGTGGGAGGACATCGTGGAGGAAGTGGAAGACATTGAAAAAGAAACACTTGAG GTATACCCATCAAATAAGATAAAGGATCAAATTCATACTATTCGGTTAATGCTGCGATCTATGGACGATGGAGAAATAAACATATCGGCTTACGATACAGCTTGGGTTGCTCTAGTGAAAGATGTAAATGAAACTCCTCAGTTCCCTTCAAGTCTTGAATGGATTGCAAACAATCAGTTGGCTGATGGTTCTTGGGGTGACAGCTCTATCTTTTTGGTTTATGACCGTGTCATCAACACTTTAGCCTGTGTTATTGCCTTGAAATCATGGAATGTGGATTCTCACCGGTGTGAATTAG GAATGTCGTTTATAAGAGAGAATTTGAGcaggattggagatgaaaatgcAGAGCACATGCCGATCGGATTTGAAGTGGCATTTCCTTCACTTATTGAGATTGGTAAAAAATTAGGCATAGATTTTCCTTATGATTCTCCTGTCTTGCAAGAGATCTATGCCAGAAGAACACTAAAGCTGACAAG GATACCAAAGGACATAATGCACAAAGTGCCCACGACGTTACTCCACAGTTTAGAAGGAATGCCAGATTTGGACTGGCAAAAGTTACTTCAATTGCAATGTGCTGATGGGTCATTTCTGTTTTCTCCATCTTCCACTGCCTTTGCACTTATGCAAACTCAAGATAATAATTGCCTCAATTATCTCGCAAATGTTGTTGAAAAATTCAGTGGCGGAG TTCCGAATGTCTACCCGGTGGACTTATTTGAGCATATTTGGATCGTTGATCGGATGGAAAGACTTGGAATTTCTCGTTATTTTAAGAGAGAAATAAAGGAATGTATTGATTACGTCACCAG atATTGGACAAATGAAGGAATCTGTTGGGCTAGAAATTCCCCAGTTCAAGATATTGATGACACGTCCATGGCTTTTAGACTTTTAAGGTTGCATGGCTACGTCGTTTCTGCTG ACGTATTCAAACATTTTGAGAACGGGGGTGAATTTTTCTGCTTCGCGGGACAATCGAACCAGGCTGTGACAGGAATGTATAACCTTTACAGGGCTTCTCAGCTAATGTTTCCAGGCGAGAAAATACTTGAAAATGCCAAGAAATTTTCCTCTAATTTTTTGCGAGAAAAACGAGCTAAAAATGAACTGCTAGACAAGTGGATCATTACTAAAGATTTACCTGGAGAG GTGGGATATGCATTAGATGTACCATGGTATGCTAGCCTGCCCCGAGTAGAAACAAGATTCTTTCTAGAACAGTATGGTGGTGAAGACGATGTGTGGATTGGCAAAACATTATATAG GATGCCTTTTGTTAACAATAACCTATATCTGGAGCTAGCAAAATCGGACTATAACAATTGCCAAGCTTTGCATCAGCTCGAGTGGAGACGAATTCGCAA GTGGTATAAAGAATGTGGGCTTGGAGAGTTTGGAGTGAGCGAAAGAAGCTTGATGCTGACGTATTATTCAGCCACAGCTAGTATATTTGAGCCAGAAAGGTCAAGAGAGCGAACAGTTTGGGTCAAAACCGCTGTTCTTATGGACTGTGTTAGATGTTACTTTGGCAAGAAACAAATATTTGCGGAACACAAGACTGCCTTTATTCATGAATTCACACATTCCACCACTGGACACTACCTGAATTCTAG GTATAGTGCAGAACAAAAGCTCGTCGGGATTATACTCGGAACCCTAAACCAGCTCTCACTGGACGCTTTGCTGACACACGGCAGAGACATACATCACTTCTTGCGTCATGCT TGGGAAAAGTGGCTACTAGTTGTCGACGGTGAAGGAGCTGCAGAGCTTCTAATTGGTACGTTAAATTCATGCACTGGCCGTTGGGTGTCGGAGGAGCTATTGTTGTCCCATCCAAAATATCAAAGGCTAATGGAAATTACCAATAGAGTTTGTCACCGACTTCGTCTCTTTCACCTCTACAAG GGACAAAATGCAGACAGCCAAAGAATAGGAAAGCAGCTGGGGATGTTGACGTTTAGTGAGATAGAATCAGACATGCAACAACTAGCGGAGCTCGTGCTATCCCAATCCGATTGTTCAGATGAGGATTTGGATGCCAATATCAAAGACACTTTTCTTACTATAGCCAAAAGTTTTTACTATACAGCTCATTGTGATACAAGAACTATCAATTTGCACATAGCCAAAGTGCTCTTTGAAAGAGTACTTTAA